A DNA window from Ctenopharyngodon idella isolate HZGC_01 chromosome 8, HZGC01, whole genome shotgun sequence contains the following coding sequences:
- the arid5a gene encoding AT-rich interactive domain-containing protein 5A isoform X1, translating to MVLDPRGEVDVGEAELEDCENTKQEMNSPNQTSREMENLVSTNSSEESSRTDQSESEERTFVTNLYCFMKERGTPIERIPHLGFKQINLWKIYKAVETLGGYDAVTARRLWKNVYDELGGSPGSTSAATCTRRHYERLVLPFERQLRGEEDKPLPPSKPRKQYKRSPENRGSKPESKKKRKMEREECEEKMGSDHHCERGMCSHHSTWMSSSDRLDSEKSSTIPVHGPHPGTCSREKLLLQTPTPAEVISPLEKKKRLAQASLTVPASGSSEDGAELERPSVIQLSHSSQSPACPSSTRTRHSSDGSPLPVSSPSGSLSRSPSPYSVSSEDCIAVPDQKSPVKETETKTPSRLPTLPTSKAGSTGVCKPLGCYPNSKEPANYHHYYYREYLQAGPHHSEKTQRSLSWTSDGKSGTRHTSHRLPSPGCTKACWVPHASSFSKVLPRDPCRPVSLQHTFKPHMSYPQHLLKRPTSDEAYLKKIPASSPLRMADRKDKAKTMLPKPLPTQQYLLHPHAGLTIPFLPTLERPQRDLAEQLKALPLQPVLLPTHLTIPQTHSMHCPPVGTPFPGSYEAALPSYPYPFPIWHPPAGYNMTGMQPY from the exons TGCTGGACCCTCGAGGAGAGGTCGATGTTGGAGAAGCAGAGCTAGAAGACTGTGAAAACACAAAGCAGGAGATGAATTCACCAAACCAG ACCAGCAGGGAGATGGAGAACTTGGTATCCACTAATAGCAGTGAGGAGAGTTCCAGAaccgaccaatcagagagtGAAGAGAGGACCTTTGTGACCAATCTGTACTGTTTTATGAAGGAAAGAGGCACTCCAATAGAGAGAATTCCCCACCTCGGCTTTAAACAGA TCAACCTGTGGAAAATCTACAAAGCCGTGGAGACGCTTGGAGGATATGATGCG GTAACAGCACGGAGGCTATGGAAGAATGTGTACGACGAGCTGGGTGGTAGTCCAGGCAGTACTAGTGCAGCCACCTGCACACGCAGACACTACGAAAG GTTGGTGTTGCCCTTTGAGAGGCAGCTGAGAGGGGAGGAGGACAAACCGCTGCCACCTTCAAAACCTCGCAAACAGTACAAGAGGAGCCCTGAGAACAGGGGAAGTAAGCCAGAGAgcaagaagaagaggaagatggAGAGAGAAGAGTGCGAG GAGAAAATGGGATCAGATCATCACTGTGAGAGAGGCATGTGTTCCCATCACAGTACATGGATGTCATCCTCTGATCGCCTAGACTCTGAGAAGTCTTCCACGATTCCTGTCCATGGTCCGCACCCTGGTACCTGCTCCAGGGAGAAGCTCCTCCTTCAGACTCCCACCCCGGCTGAGGTGATCTCTCCCTTGGAGAAGAAGAAGCGTCTGGCCCAGGCTAGCCTCACTGTCCCTGCCTCTGGCTCCTCTGAGGATGGTGCAGAACTGGAGAGACCCTCCGTCATTCAGCTATCCCACTCTTCCCAGTCTCCTGCTTGCCCTTCGTCTACTCGCACCCGCCACTCTTCCGATGGCTCGCCTCTCCCCGTCTCCTCTCCGTCCGGCTCCTTATCCCGTAGCCCATCTCCTTACTCGGTCTCCTCCGAGGACTGTATAGCCGTGCCGGACCAGAAGTCTCCAGTCAAAGAGACCGAAACTAAGACACCTTCTCGTTTGCCCACTCTCCCCACATCCAAGGCTGGTAGCACCGGAGTTTGCAAGCCTCTCGGCTGTTACCCCAACAGCAAAGAACCTGCCAACTATCACCACTACTATTACCGGGAATACCTGCAAGCTGGTCCACACCACTCCGAAAAGACCCAAAGGAGCCTTTCATGGACCTCGGATGGTAAATCTGGCACCAGACATACATCCCACAGGCTGCCCTCGCCTGGCTGCACCAAAGCCTGCTGGGTCCCTCATGCCTCCAGCTTCTCCAAAGTCTTACCGCGTGATCCCTGCAGGCCTGTGTCACTACAGCACACTTTTAAGCCGCACATGTCCTACCCCCAGCACCTCCTAAAGAGGCCCACCTCCGATGAAGCCTACTTGAAGAAGATACCAGCGTCCTCTCCACTTCGCATGGCGGACAGGAAAGATAAAGCAAAGACTATGTTGCCCAAGCCTCTGCCTACCCAGCAGTACCTTCTCCACCCTCACGCTGGTCTGACAATTCCCTTCCTACCAACCTTAGAGAGACCCCAAAGAGACTTAGCCGAACAGTTGAAGGCTCTACCTCTTCAACCTGTACTTCTTCCAACCCATCTAACAATACCTCAGACCCACTCTATGCATTGCCCACCAGTGGGCACCCCCTTTCCTGGGTCATATGAGGCTGCTTTGCCCTCCTACCCTTACCCGTTTCCGATCTGGCATCCACCTGCTGGGTACAACATGACGGGCATGCAGCCATACTGA
- the arid5a gene encoding AT-rich interactive domain-containing protein 5A isoform X2 — protein sequence MENLVSTNSSEESSRTDQSESEERTFVTNLYCFMKERGTPIERIPHLGFKQINLWKIYKAVETLGGYDAVTARRLWKNVYDELGGSPGSTSAATCTRRHYERLVLPFERQLRGEEDKPLPPSKPRKQYKRSPENRGSKPESKKKRKMEREECEEKMGSDHHCERGMCSHHSTWMSSSDRLDSEKSSTIPVHGPHPGTCSREKLLLQTPTPAEVISPLEKKKRLAQASLTVPASGSSEDGAELERPSVIQLSHSSQSPACPSSTRTRHSSDGSPLPVSSPSGSLSRSPSPYSVSSEDCIAVPDQKSPVKETETKTPSRLPTLPTSKAGSTGVCKPLGCYPNSKEPANYHHYYYREYLQAGPHHSEKTQRSLSWTSDGKSGTRHTSHRLPSPGCTKACWVPHASSFSKVLPRDPCRPVSLQHTFKPHMSYPQHLLKRPTSDEAYLKKIPASSPLRMADRKDKAKTMLPKPLPTQQYLLHPHAGLTIPFLPTLERPQRDLAEQLKALPLQPVLLPTHLTIPQTHSMHCPPVGTPFPGSYEAALPSYPYPFPIWHPPAGYNMTGMQPY from the exons ATGGAGAACTTGGTATCCACTAATAGCAGTGAGGAGAGTTCCAGAaccgaccaatcagagagtGAAGAGAGGACCTTTGTGACCAATCTGTACTGTTTTATGAAGGAAAGAGGCACTCCAATAGAGAGAATTCCCCACCTCGGCTTTAAACAGA TCAACCTGTGGAAAATCTACAAAGCCGTGGAGACGCTTGGAGGATATGATGCG GTAACAGCACGGAGGCTATGGAAGAATGTGTACGACGAGCTGGGTGGTAGTCCAGGCAGTACTAGTGCAGCCACCTGCACACGCAGACACTACGAAAG GTTGGTGTTGCCCTTTGAGAGGCAGCTGAGAGGGGAGGAGGACAAACCGCTGCCACCTTCAAAACCTCGCAAACAGTACAAGAGGAGCCCTGAGAACAGGGGAAGTAAGCCAGAGAgcaagaagaagaggaagatggAGAGAGAAGAGTGCGAG GAGAAAATGGGATCAGATCATCACTGTGAGAGAGGCATGTGTTCCCATCACAGTACATGGATGTCATCCTCTGATCGCCTAGACTCTGAGAAGTCTTCCACGATTCCTGTCCATGGTCCGCACCCTGGTACCTGCTCCAGGGAGAAGCTCCTCCTTCAGACTCCCACCCCGGCTGAGGTGATCTCTCCCTTGGAGAAGAAGAAGCGTCTGGCCCAGGCTAGCCTCACTGTCCCTGCCTCTGGCTCCTCTGAGGATGGTGCAGAACTGGAGAGACCCTCCGTCATTCAGCTATCCCACTCTTCCCAGTCTCCTGCTTGCCCTTCGTCTACTCGCACCCGCCACTCTTCCGATGGCTCGCCTCTCCCCGTCTCCTCTCCGTCCGGCTCCTTATCCCGTAGCCCATCTCCTTACTCGGTCTCCTCCGAGGACTGTATAGCCGTGCCGGACCAGAAGTCTCCAGTCAAAGAGACCGAAACTAAGACACCTTCTCGTTTGCCCACTCTCCCCACATCCAAGGCTGGTAGCACCGGAGTTTGCAAGCCTCTCGGCTGTTACCCCAACAGCAAAGAACCTGCCAACTATCACCACTACTATTACCGGGAATACCTGCAAGCTGGTCCACACCACTCCGAAAAGACCCAAAGGAGCCTTTCATGGACCTCGGATGGTAAATCTGGCACCAGACATACATCCCACAGGCTGCCCTCGCCTGGCTGCACCAAAGCCTGCTGGGTCCCTCATGCCTCCAGCTTCTCCAAAGTCTTACCGCGTGATCCCTGCAGGCCTGTGTCACTACAGCACACTTTTAAGCCGCACATGTCCTACCCCCAGCACCTCCTAAAGAGGCCCACCTCCGATGAAGCCTACTTGAAGAAGATACCAGCGTCCTCTCCACTTCGCATGGCGGACAGGAAAGATAAAGCAAAGACTATGTTGCCCAAGCCTCTGCCTACCCAGCAGTACCTTCTCCACCCTCACGCTGGTCTGACAATTCCCTTCCTACCAACCTTAGAGAGACCCCAAAGAGACTTAGCCGAACAGTTGAAGGCTCTACCTCTTCAACCTGTACTTCTTCCAACCCATCTAACAATACCTCAGACCCACTCTATGCATTGCCCACCAGTGGGCACCCCCTTTCCTGGGTCATATGAGGCTGCTTTGCCCTCCTACCCTTACCCGTTTCCGATCTGGCATCCACCTGCTGGGTACAACATGACGGGCATGCAGCCATACTGA